The proteins below are encoded in one region of Candidatus Korarchaeota archaeon NZ13-K:
- a CDS encoding formate dehydrogenase: MTSRIACQRDCPDGCVLLLEGAGPEARVRGDPSHPVTRGFTCMRALRFPRYYASGRRVLYPHVREGDAFRRVSWEEALDLVASRLREVLDERGPESVLFFNYAGNSGLISFNYPLRLCHALGATRLEYTICDEAGELAIELHYGMRYGAFPQDMEGAKLLVIWGANLASSSVHAYRIASDLRARGAHIWIVDPRRTKTTLLGKHVRPRPGTDAVLAAGISWYIINELGVDRDFIDRYTKGFEEYAELISRFRPDLVEEVTGVDRGTLRELAEDYVTLRPSVTYIGVGMQKTRWGAEAVRVIALIPALVGVHRGFYFCNSCRDLEIAYLQGRHLGEARRVNMLDVPRLLSEGRFGFFYIYGSNPAVTLPRADLFREGLSRDDVFAVVHEVVWTETAQLSDVVLPATGMFEHEEVVGSWWHQYLAHSQPAWQPMGESRPNWWVIQQLSKRLGLGHEALYEDPMEAMDRVLRRSEMTGHSGLEELRRRGWVELRYPPKDEYQTPSGRIEFFSSRAEEIGLSPLPKIGWDQQRGFILITSSVPERTATQDLLPEDLAELDRIHISEEDARQMGIRDGDVILISGEGEALAQVEIDHSLPRGVLWARRNARFMRGFVNDVLTWEKQEIGGGNAMNSSMVKIVPWKGGAVEGG, encoded by the coding sequence ATGACTTCTAGGATCGCATGCCAGAGGGACTGCCCGGACGGCTGCGTCCTGCTGCTGGAGGGAGCGGGCCCTGAGGCCAGGGTGAGGGGGGATCCCTCCCACCCGGTCACGAGGGGCTTCACCTGCATGAGGGCCCTGAGGTTTCCCCGCTACTACGCCAGCGGCAGGAGGGTCCTTTACCCTCATGTGAGGGAAGGCGATGCCTTCAGGCGCGTCAGCTGGGAGGAGGCCCTGGATCTCGTCGCCTCGAGGCTCAGGGAGGTCTTGGATGAGAGGGGACCAGAATCTGTTCTCTTCTTCAATTACGCCGGGAACTCGGGGCTGATCAGCTTCAACTACCCTCTCAGGCTCTGCCACGCTCTCGGCGCCACTAGGCTGGAGTACACAATATGTGATGAGGCCGGGGAGCTGGCCATCGAGCTCCACTATGGCATGAGGTACGGTGCCTTCCCCCAGGACATGGAGGGGGCTAAGCTCTTGGTCATCTGGGGGGCCAACCTGGCCTCATCGAGCGTCCACGCCTATCGCATTGCCTCTGACCTCCGGGCTAGAGGAGCACACATCTGGATCGTGGACCCCCGGAGGACCAAGACAACCCTCCTGGGTAAGCACGTGAGGCCCAGGCCCGGGACGGATGCTGTCCTGGCCGCGGGCATCTCATGGTATATAATAAATGAGCTGGGCGTCGACAGGGACTTCATCGACCGCTACACAAAGGGTTTCGAGGAATACGCAGAGCTGATCTCCAGGTTCAGGCCGGACCTCGTGGAGGAGGTGACTGGAGTTGACAGGGGAACCCTGAGGGAGCTGGCCGAGGACTACGTCACTCTCAGACCCAGCGTCACCTACATTGGCGTGGGGATGCAGAAGACCAGATGGGGTGCCGAGGCCGTCAGGGTGATAGCCCTGATCCCAGCTTTGGTCGGCGTGCACAGGGGCTTCTACTTCTGCAACTCCTGCAGGGACCTCGAAATCGCTTACCTCCAAGGCCGGCACCTCGGTGAGGCCAGGAGGGTCAACATGCTCGACGTCCCGAGGCTCCTGTCGGAGGGCAGGTTCGGCTTCTTCTACATCTACGGGTCCAATCCCGCAGTCACCCTTCCAAGGGCCGATCTCTTCAGGGAGGGTCTTTCGAGGGATGATGTTTTCGCCGTGGTGCACGAGGTCGTCTGGACAGAGACCGCTCAGCTCTCAGATGTAGTGCTTCCGGCCACAGGGATGTTCGAGCATGAGGAGGTCGTGGGCAGCTGGTGGCACCAGTACCTGGCCCACAGCCAGCCCGCTTGGCAGCCGATGGGCGAGAGCAGGCCAAACTGGTGGGTCATCCAGCAGCTCTCCAAGAGGCTCGGGCTCGGGCATGAAGCCCTGTATGAGGATCCGATGGAGGCCATGGACAGGGTGCTCAGGAGGAGCGAGATGACCGGTCATTCCGGACTGGAGGAGCTCCGGAGGAGGGGTTGGGTGGAGCTGAGGTACCCGCCCAAGGATGAGTACCAGACCCCCTCCGGCAGGATAGAGTTCTTCAGCTCTAGGGCCGAGGAGATCGGTCTCTCCCCCCTGCCCAAGATAGGCTGGGATCAGCAGAGGGGATTCATCCTAATAACAAGCTCCGTTCCGGAGCGCACCGCGACTCAGGACCTCCTGCCGGAGGACCTGGCCGAGCTGGACAGGATCCACATCAGTGAGGAGGATGCCAGGCAGATGGGCATCAGAGACGGGGATGTGATATTGATCTCAGGCGAGGGTGAGGCGTTGGCGCAGGTCGAGATAGATCACTCTCTACCTAGAGGTGTGCTTTGGGCTAGAAGAAATGCCAGGTTCATGAGAGGATTCGTTAACGATGTCCTGACCTGGGAGAAGCAGGAGATAGGGGGTGGGAACGCGATGAACAGCTCGATGGTTAAGATAGTGCCTTGGAAGGGAGGGGCCGTTGAGGGAGGATGA
- a CDS encoding serpin family protein, with product MMRLLPEVPFNYSDTGECEVLELPHEGRTSMLIFLPKGNGRPDISLEEAERAMKSMREVRLDEIIIPKFEITSEYDLNGLLMGMGSRSAFSPDRADFSGMYRREEAIGNLYVSLVRHKARIALDEEGTEAAGATGVVVGITAARERRTFVADHPFAFLIVDRETGTILFMGSVVNPASG from the coding sequence ATGATGAGGCTACTCCCCGAGGTCCCCTTCAACTACTCCGACACCGGGGAGTGCGAGGTTCTCGAGCTTCCCCACGAGGGGAGGACCTCCATGCTGATCTTCCTCCCCAAGGGGAATGGGAGGCCAGATATATCGCTGGAAGAAGCGGAGAGAGCGATGAAAAGCATGAGAGAGGTTAGGTTAGATGAGATAATCATCCCTAAGTTTGAGATAACCTCTGAATACGACCTGAACGGTTTGCTCATGGGAATGGGGAGTAGGAGCGCTTTCTCTCCGGATCGGGCCGACTTCTCCGGGATGTACAGGAGGGAAGAGGCGATCGGGAACCTGTACGTATCGCTCGTGAGGCACAAGGCCCGCATAGCGTTGGATGAGGAGGGGACGGAGGCGGCCGGCGCCACGGGAGTGGTCGTGGGCATAACGGCGGCGAGGGAGAGGAGGACCTTCGTGGCGGATCATCCGTTCGCATTCCTGATAGTGGATAGGGAGACCGGAACGATACTCTTCATGGGGAGCGTCGTGAATCCCGCATCCGGGTGA
- a CDS encoding serpin family protein, whose amino-acid sequence MRSGLRVPSLIALTMLSALMILMMGFEPHSRVPEDLNRSSMDLVSVRKSLNAFGFDLFSNLNCWDRNTVFSPFSVFSALAMAYEGARGATADEMASVLHIHGKSPARGYSSILEGLSGVRGLKVANALWVQRGFPLREEFLRLISEQYSGRADSIDFVGDPEGSRRIINEFIREGTEGEIGDLLPEGAINELTRLVITNAVHFKGTWRYRFDPSETF is encoded by the coding sequence GTGAGGTCCGGCCTGAGGGTGCCATCACTTATAGCTCTTACCATGCTCTCAGCTCTGATGATCCTCATGATGGGATTTGAGCCCCATTCGAGGGTCCCTGAGGATCTCAATAGGTCATCTATGGACCTCGTCAGCGTCAGGAAATCATTGAACGCCTTCGGCTTTGACCTATTCTCCAATCTGAACTGCTGGGATAGAAACACCGTATTCTCCCCCTTCAGCGTCTTCTCAGCTCTGGCCATGGCGTACGAGGGGGCGAGGGGTGCCACCGCCGATGAGATGGCCTCGGTCCTCCACATCCACGGAAAGAGCCCCGCCCGCGGGTACTCATCGATCCTGGAGGGGCTATCGGGCGTGAGGGGCCTGAAGGTCGCCAACGCCTTATGGGTTCAGAGGGGGTTTCCCCTCAGGGAGGAATTCCTGAGGTTGATCTCGGAACAATATTCCGGGAGGGCGGACAGCATCGATTTCGTAGGGGATCCTGAGGGATCGAGGAGGATCATAAATGAATTCATAAGGGAGGGGACGGAAGGGGAGATAGGGGATCTGCTTCCGGAGGGCGCGATAAACGAGCTCACGAGGCTGGTGATAACGAACGCGGTCCACTTCAAGGGAACTTGGAGGTACAGGTTCGACCCCTCCGAGACCTTCTAG